In Leptospira harrisiae, a genomic segment contains:
- a CDS encoding TolC family protein, which produces MKSIISFLLLIGPMALFAETVGFNDLWKRIEENSSARKSKYLEWKAGEIAKDRSDKHWLPRVYTDLRTFQTNDPTLNFMGKLSQRSATDSDFSTASTRYRPGNFLDSNNQPYSTLNSDTMNLFAKDTLNNPGSHTYSRGTLGMDLPLFEGGSGKTLSAMNEKRSVGLKFEWLAVRDREFAQTGFYYRAIQSLNEYKRRLEQIKKIESKFQSNYSLGNKGNPVGYAGYLALKSIKNQITILEKQSDLQINDYKETLYVLSDLPSSEIEIIESDLNVFLDTYFKRPSGYERSNQMNAQIKYAEGEKLKADMEMAKFLPKVGAYSEAYGYQGSRNTTNAYQAGVYLQMNLYNPKDMGVVEESKLNAEAALKKIQEKTKEEESHVKTLFQKEISLNESLELVKETVKYQDEQIVNMQRLFQSGAINAIQFAETLNKSLELSRVLMETEIAVLQVRTETSLFSNKEESNESIGRN; this is translated from the coding sequence ATGAAATCTATCATTAGCTTTTTGCTTTTGATTGGTCCGATGGCTCTCTTCGCAGAGACCGTCGGTTTTAATGATTTGTGGAAACGAATTGAAGAAAATTCTTCGGCTAGAAAATCAAAGTATTTGGAATGGAAAGCAGGAGAAATTGCCAAGGATAGGTCCGACAAACATTGGTTACCCAGAGTTTATACCGATTTACGTACATTCCAAACAAACGATCCTACATTGAATTTTATGGGAAAACTGAGCCAACGAAGTGCTACTGATTCAGATTTTTCCACCGCATCCACGAGGTATAGGCCAGGAAACTTTTTAGATTCGAATAACCAACCTTATTCGACACTAAATTCCGATACAATGAATCTTTTTGCAAAAGATACTCTTAATAATCCAGGCAGTCATACATATTCGCGAGGAACACTCGGAATGGATTTACCTTTATTTGAAGGAGGATCGGGAAAAACCCTCTCAGCAATGAATGAAAAAAGATCTGTCGGACTTAAGTTTGAATGGTTAGCCGTCCGTGATAGAGAATTTGCTCAGACAGGATTTTATTATAGAGCCATACAATCATTAAATGAATACAAACGTAGGTTGGAACAGATTAAAAAAATTGAATCGAAATTTCAATCAAACTATTCACTTGGTAATAAAGGAAACCCTGTTGGTTATGCAGGTTATCTTGCATTAAAATCTATAAAAAATCAAATTACCATTCTAGAAAAACAATCAGATCTACAGATCAACGATTATAAAGAAACATTATATGTTCTCTCTGACCTCCCATCTTCCGAAATAGAGATTATCGAATCTGATTTAAATGTTTTTTTAGACACTTATTTTAAACGTCCTTCTGGATATGAAAGATCAAATCAAATGAATGCACAGATCAAATACGCAGAAGGAGAAAAACTGAAAGCGGATATGGAAATGGCGAAATTTTTACCTAAGGTAGGTGCCTATTCTGAAGCATATGGATACCAAGGGAGTCGTAATACAACCAATGCCTACCAAGCAGGTGTGTATCTACAAATGAACCTTTATAATCCAAAAGATATGGGTGTGGTAGAAGAATCCAAACTCAATGCAGAAGCTGCCCTAAAAAAAATTCAGGAAAAAACAAAAGAAGAGGAATCACATGTAAAAACTCTTTTTCAAAAAGAAATTTCACTCAATGAAAGTCTTGAGTTGGTAAAAGAAACTGTGAAGTACCAAGACGAACAAATTGTGAATATGCAAAGACTCTTTCAAAGTGGAGCAATCAACGCCATTCAATTTGCAGAAACCTTAAATAAGTCTTTAGAATTATCTCGAGTTCTGATGGAAACAGAAATCGCTGTTTTGCAAGTAAGAACAGAAACGTCGTTATTTTCAAATAAGGAAGAATCAAATGAATCCATTGGAAGAAATTAA
- a CDS encoding efflux RND transporter permease subunit codes for MNPLEEIKKGFAGRLAETFLHSRLTPVIAIASLALGLFAVYLTPKEEEPQISVPMIDIQIPSPGFSPEETERKVTEVVERAVWGLEGVEYVYSTSKWHGSYITVRFKVGEPIEPSLVKIHHKLMELKSSLPKNTESPMVKSYSIDDVPFLALSFSSETLDDYTLRQLVAPLARELSSTPDLASVQMLGGLKKVVRVKVDPNLLNRYGVTAIEVAESLKQNDALIPAGKNWSSDSVYDMEVGGVLKRTSDVKRLPVAQRGGRVVRIQDLAVVEEGPEERTRSSALYDKSLGEGKRNAVTIVFAKRKGTNVVNLSKDLLERANLFQKDLPKEIRLSVIRDYGSTAEDKSHELIEHLLIATISVTVLIALWMGWRSALVVAIAIPVTLALTLAIYYFLGYTLNRVTLFALIFSIGILVDDAIVVVENIERHLEENPKLGIIRATLVAVSEVGNPTILATFTVIAAILPMAFVRGLMGPYMKPIPVGASLAMILSLIVAFVITPWASIRLLKENHSHSESESGEDKISKLDRIYIRFMNWLLGFKKNAAIFGAVTIGLLIVSMAFVGFKWVKVKMLPFDNKEEFQVLLDYQPETTLRQSMVHSEELTKILLKNPNVEKIQIFAGEAAPFSFSGMVKHSFLRNLDSMNDLQVILKNKNERKESSHEIIEALRSDIRMFGERYHVVTKVLEIPPGPPVMATMVAEVYGPTALERKRVAEEIYDVFSAEPSVVDLDTSLRNGRPKLVYPIDFEKSGLFGIKTSALAYTGSILFSESPLVSLATAEEPEEVSVNLSVIQNARGSKNPFQNQNIMSMESGVVSSERVLGNVYKEEDRALFRKNLKPVNYVMSELSGAEEAPVYGMLKLAPKIKYETQTADVPWNTTKPVIKWDGEWFITYEVFRDLGGAFAVVILLIYVLVLGWFKSYTVPLVIMAPIPISLIGILPGHFVMGAYFTATSMIGFIAGAGIIVRNSIILVDFIEGEIKKGVELKEAVVHAGVVRFRPMLLTASAVVVGSFVMLFDPIFQGLAISLMFGEIAATVLSRFAVPVMYYWLIGKSRQGVIKHG; via the coding sequence ATGAATCCATTGGAAGAAATTAAAAAAGGATTTGCTGGACGACTTGCAGAAACTTTTTTGCATTCTCGTCTTACGCCAGTGATCGCAATTGCAAGTTTGGCATTGGGCCTTTTTGCAGTTTATTTAACTCCAAAAGAAGAAGAACCTCAAATTTCAGTCCCCATGATTGATATTCAAATTCCTTCTCCGGGGTTCTCTCCGGAAGAAACGGAACGAAAAGTCACTGAGGTAGTTGAACGTGCAGTTTGGGGTTTGGAAGGAGTTGAATATGTTTATTCCACAAGTAAATGGCATGGAAGTTATATTACTGTGCGATTTAAAGTGGGAGAACCCATTGAGCCATCTCTAGTAAAAATTCATCATAAGTTGATGGAGTTAAAGAGTTCACTCCCAAAAAACACAGAAAGTCCTATGGTAAAATCCTATTCCATTGATGATGTTCCGTTCTTAGCTTTGAGTTTTAGTTCAGAAACATTGGATGATTATACTTTGCGCCAACTTGTCGCACCTTTGGCGCGAGAACTTTCTTCGACGCCAGATTTAGCATCAGTACAAATGTTAGGTGGTTTAAAGAAAGTAGTTCGTGTGAAAGTAGATCCAAACCTCCTTAATCGTTATGGAGTTACTGCAATTGAGGTTGCTGAAAGTTTAAAACAAAACGATGCCTTAATTCCTGCGGGAAAAAATTGGTCTTCTGATTCTGTATATGATATGGAAGTTGGCGGTGTGTTAAAGAGAACTTCTGATGTTAAACGACTTCCGGTAGCACAAAGGGGAGGACGTGTTGTTCGCATCCAAGACCTTGCAGTCGTTGAAGAAGGTCCAGAAGAAAGAACAAGGTCCTCAGCTTTATATGATAAATCACTGGGTGAAGGAAAACGAAATGCAGTCACCATTGTTTTTGCTAAACGTAAAGGTACAAACGTTGTTAATTTATCTAAGGATTTATTAGAAAGGGCTAACTTATTTCAAAAGGATCTGCCAAAAGAAATTCGTTTGAGTGTAATCAGAGATTATGGAAGTACAGCAGAAGATAAATCACATGAGCTCATTGAACATCTCTTGATTGCCACAATTTCTGTTACGGTTCTCATTGCGCTTTGGATGGGGTGGCGGTCTGCTCTTGTAGTTGCCATTGCCATTCCAGTGACATTAGCTCTTACTTTGGCCATTTATTATTTCCTTGGATACACACTCAACCGAGTGACATTATTTGCTTTGATTTTTTCCATAGGAATTTTAGTAGATGATGCCATCGTAGTGGTAGAAAACATAGAAAGACATTTAGAAGAAAATCCAAAGTTAGGAATCATCCGTGCAACACTTGTTGCAGTATCGGAAGTAGGAAATCCTACCATCCTTGCCACTTTTACTGTGATTGCTGCTATATTACCAATGGCCTTTGTTCGAGGACTCATGGGTCCTTATATGAAACCAATTCCTGTGGGTGCAAGCCTTGCGATGATCCTCTCTTTGATTGTTGCCTTTGTAATCACTCCTTGGGCGTCGATTAGGTTACTAAAAGAAAATCATTCCCATTCAGAGAGTGAATCTGGCGAAGATAAAATTTCTAAACTGGATCGCATTTATATTCGCTTTATGAATTGGTTACTTGGATTCAAAAAGAACGCAGCCATATTTGGTGCAGTTACCATTGGTTTGCTGATTGTTTCAATGGCTTTTGTTGGATTTAAGTGGGTAAAGGTAAAGATGTTACCTTTTGACAATAAAGAAGAGTTTCAAGTATTGTTAGATTATCAGCCAGAAACTACACTCAGACAAAGTATGGTTCATTCTGAAGAGTTAACAAAAATTCTTTTGAAAAATCCCAATGTGGAAAAAATTCAAATTTTTGCAGGAGAAGCAGCACCGTTTTCTTTTTCGGGAATGGTAAAACATTCCTTTCTTCGTAATCTCGATTCCATGAATGATTTGCAGGTCATTTTGAAAAACAAAAATGAAAGGAAAGAATCAAGCCATGAGATCATTGAAGCTTTACGATCCGATATACGTATGTTTGGTGAACGTTACCATGTTGTGACTAAAGTGTTGGAAATCCCTCCAGGACCTCCCGTGATGGCAACTATGGTTGCAGAAGTTTACGGGCCAACAGCGCTCGAAAGAAAACGTGTTGCAGAAGAAATTTATGATGTTTTTAGTGCAGAACCAAGTGTTGTGGATTTGGATACTTCTCTGCGAAATGGTCGTCCCAAACTGGTATATCCAATCGACTTTGAAAAGTCGGGGTTATTTGGAATCAAAACTTCTGCCCTGGCTTACACAGGCTCCATTCTTTTCTCAGAATCACCTCTTGTTAGTTTGGCCACTGCGGAAGAACCGGAGGAAGTATCAGTGAATCTTTCTGTGATACAAAATGCACGAGGGTCTAAAAATCCATTCCAAAATCAAAATATCATGTCAATGGAATCGGGTGTGGTATCTTCAGAACGAGTATTGGGAAATGTTTACAAAGAAGAAGACCGAGCGCTCTTTCGTAAAAATTTAAAACCAGTTAACTATGTGATGAGTGAACTATCTGGTGCAGAAGAAGCTCCCGTATATGGAATGCTAAAACTTGCGCCAAAGATTAAATATGAAACACAAACTGCAGATGTTCCTTGGAATACTACAAAACCAGTGATTAAGTGGGATGGGGAATGGTTTATCACCTATGAAGTGTTCCGTGATCTTGGTGGTGCCTTTGCTGTAGTGATTTTACTCATTTATGTTTTGGTTTTAGGTTGGTTTAAAAGTTATACTGTCCCACTGGTGATCATGGCTCCGATTCCTATTTCTCTGATTGGGATTTTACCTGGTCACTTTGTGATGGGAGCTTATTTTACAGCAACTTCTATGATTGGATTTATTGCAGGTGCTGGGATTATCGTTCGAAACTCTATCATTCTAGTAGATTTTATCGAAGGCGAAATTAAAAAAGGTGTAGAACTCAAAGAAGCCGTAGTCCATGCAGGAGTAGTTCGTTTTAGACCCATGTTACTGACTGCCTCTGCAGTGGTGGTTGGATCCTTCGTTATGTTATTTGATCCAATCTTTCAAGGACTCGCCATCTCACTTATGTTTGGTGAAATTGCCGCTACCGTCCTCAGTCGATTTGCAGTGCCTGTAATGTATTATTGGTTGATTGGAAAATCAAGACAGGGTGTGATTAAACACGGGTAA
- a CDS encoding HAMP domain-containing sensor histidine kinase — protein MAPLLNLYSFFYFGLCLVSGIAFVYFMSRKEDLTPTFQGLLIPLFCLFFWSVAWSICNSFVAPWTAYVFVFLKNPVILILGVASSNLAFGFQENSFPRWKKWSLRIHTVLAFLAILSNGIGFFFREVHFDPKMEFYVPNQHSSSPLVQLSIVSIAGVLCLIFGNTIIALLAKYLKFQGIQKRNTGGFLLAILGILSLAFADILVDLNYFSKPTFLFLLTNLTIIIMTILVLVSLNQETIPSTVGFKIMTFNLTVLYLILSIVANFLFNRFRVDFQNEMSREKHSIKTQLDLGSKYPFVYLSELVVDIQDQNFRINKSNFTLDSIKQVKTRPATFESFQLESFSQDPSGIYWTSDFHAKNHHFLIAIPYIEYRNMVHQTVVWLIVTLLFSLFTIFMLYPVLHKTSIVYPLTRLLAGIRKMHSGDLFVTVKVSSRDEIGELSNSFNEMISIVRDARLQLEQKIEERTESLNQTILELRETQEQLLQAERMSTLGKIAASVAHEINNPLAAIKGSIQFIKDGQTNIIGLEKSENTFLAEKFLEEFKTQKRSEVTSRFKRKKELIAYFKSKSIPDPISLADTCFDFKIETIPDEYQKLFETEDGRNTFQSKLNDFVIGFHLGIIETAVERASKIVFALKHHSYSGPKESQKFLSLKEGIDSVLSMYSTSWKQNIEIDWKIMGDPVVLGHADELVQVWTNLIYNSIQACPKEGGVIRILLKEEGPDALITIEDNGKGIPSDILPRIFEPFFTTKELGMGTGLGLSIVQKIIQNHNGNIQVESKPGKTLFTIRIPLAKS, from the coding sequence TTGGCACCCTTACTGAATCTTTATAGTTTCTTCTATTTTGGACTCTGTTTAGTGAGTGGGATTGCCTTTGTCTACTTTATGTCTCGAAAGGAGGATTTGACTCCGACTTTCCAGGGCCTTCTCATCCCCCTTTTCTGCCTTTTTTTCTGGTCAGTGGCCTGGTCCATTTGTAATTCCTTTGTTGCACCTTGGACCGCATACGTATTCGTATTTTTGAAAAATCCAGTCATATTGATTTTGGGTGTTGCTTCTTCTAACTTGGCATTTGGGTTTCAGGAAAATAGTTTTCCACGTTGGAAAAAATGGAGCCTTCGCATCCACACAGTTTTGGCTTTTCTAGCAATCCTTTCCAATGGAATCGGCTTTTTTTTCAGAGAGGTCCATTTTGATCCCAAAATGGAATTCTATGTTCCCAACCAACATTCCTCTTCACCTCTGGTTCAACTTTCTATCGTGTCCATTGCAGGCGTTTTATGTTTGATTTTTGGAAATACAATCATTGCGCTTCTTGCTAAGTATCTAAAGTTTCAAGGGATACAAAAAAGAAACACAGGTGGATTTCTACTAGCCATCCTAGGGATTCTTTCATTGGCGTTTGCTGACATTCTTGTGGATCTAAATTATTTTAGTAAACCCACATTTCTTTTTTTACTGACCAACCTAACAATCATTATCATGACTATTCTTGTTTTGGTTTCACTCAACCAAGAAACGATTCCGTCTACTGTCGGATTCAAAATCATGACATTCAATTTAACAGTTTTATATTTGATCCTATCCATTGTTGCCAATTTTTTATTCAATCGATTCCGCGTAGATTTCCAAAATGAAATGAGTCGTGAAAAACATAGCATCAAAACACAACTGGATTTAGGTTCAAAGTATCCTTTTGTTTATCTTTCTGAATTAGTGGTTGATATTCAGGATCAAAACTTCCGAATCAATAAATCTAATTTCACTTTAGATTCAATCAAACAAGTAAAAACCAGGCCAGCGACTTTTGAATCCTTTCAATTGGAATCTTTTTCCCAAGACCCAAGTGGTATTTATTGGACATCTGACTTTCATGCCAAAAACCATCATTTTTTAATCGCAATCCCTTATATTGAATACAGAAACATGGTACACCAAACAGTAGTTTGGCTAATTGTAACTTTATTGTTTTCTCTTTTTACTATCTTTATGTTGTACCCCGTTTTGCACAAAACAAGTATTGTTTATCCGTTAACAAGATTACTTGCTGGAATAAGAAAAATGCATTCGGGCGATTTGTTTGTTACTGTCAAAGTATCAAGCAGAGATGAAATTGGTGAGTTATCCAATAGTTTCAATGAAATGATTTCCATTGTTCGGGATGCTAGACTTCAGTTAGAACAAAAAATTGAAGAACGTACTGAATCATTAAATCAAACCATCTTAGAGCTTCGCGAAACCCAAGAACAACTTTTACAAGCGGAACGAATGTCAACTCTTGGAAAAATTGCAGCCAGCGTCGCACATGAAATCAACAACCCACTAGCAGCCATTAAAGGTAGTATTCAGTTCATTAAAGACGGACAAACCAATATCATCGGTTTGGAGAAATCGGAGAACACATTTTTGGCAGAAAAATTTCTGGAAGAATTTAAAACGCAAAAACGTTCTGAAGTTACATCCAGGTTCAAAAGAAAAAAAGAACTCATTGCCTATTTTAAATCCAAGTCAATTCCCGATCCGATCTCCCTAGCTGATACTTGTTTCGATTTTAAAATTGAAACCATTCCAGATGAGTATCAAAAGTTATTTGAGACAGAAGATGGACGAAACACATTTCAATCCAAACTCAACGACTTTGTCATTGGGTTTCATTTGGGAATTATAGAAACAGCTGTGGAACGCGCTTCTAAAATTGTTTTTGCTTTAAAACACCATTCTTATTCTGGCCCCAAAGAATCCCAAAAATTTCTTTCACTCAAAGAAGGGATTGATTCGGTTCTTTCTATGTATTCCACCAGTTGGAAACAAAACATTGAGATCGATTGGAAAATTATGGGAGACCCCGTGGTTCTTGGTCATGCCGATGAACTCGTACAAGTTTGGACAAACCTTATCTACAATTCCATCCAAGCCTGCCCAAAAGAAGGAGGTGTCATTCGGATTCTTCTGAAGGAAGAAGGGCCAGATGCTCTCATTACCATTGAAGACAACGGAAAAGGGATCCCTTCAGACATCCTTCCCCGCATCTTTGAACCTTTTTTTACCACGAAAGAGCTGGGAATGGGGACGGGACTTGGGCTCTCTATTGTCCAAAAAATCATCCAAAACCACAACGGAAACATCCAAGTCGAAAGTAAGCCCGGCAAAACTCTCTTCACCATCCGCATTCCCCTAGCAAAATCCTAG
- a CDS encoding lytic transglycosylase domain-containing protein, whose amino-acid sequence MRKSNSLTQILGTSFLLLIFLTESYGKISSAGLSVRNESSKRKLEVYIAKYRPNLSSKERLELVSAMENASLNLRLPVGNKQERYDKLGFLVGLVQTESQFHKRAKSHKGALGLMQVMPATAKWLAEKEGIPFSSEKDLYDPETNLYIGVLYLNYLMERTDSLDAALLSYNAGLGGYKRFGGIPEYSRSVYRYYEEWKSMPFPSQSLISETVASLLSI is encoded by the coding sequence ATGCGAAAAAGTAACTCACTCACCCAAATCTTAGGAACCAGTTTCCTCCTTCTCATTTTTCTAACGGAATCATATGGAAAGATCAGTTCTGCTGGTTTATCTGTTCGAAATGAGTCTTCCAAAAGGAAATTGGAGGTCTACATTGCAAAGTACCGGCCGAATCTTTCTTCTAAGGAAAGATTAGAATTGGTTTCGGCGATGGAAAATGCTTCCCTCAACCTTCGTTTACCAGTAGGAAACAAACAGGAACGTTATGATAAATTGGGATTTTTAGTAGGCCTTGTGCAGACAGAATCGCAATTCCACAAACGTGCCAAATCTCATAAAGGAGCTCTTGGCCTCATGCAAGTGATGCCAGCGACAGCGAAGTGGTTGGCAGAAAAAGAAGGAATTCCTTTTTCTTCTGAAAAAGACTTATACGATCCGGAAACTAATTTGTATATAGGTGTTCTTTATTTGAATTACCTGATGGAACGCACTGATTCATTAGATGCTGCCTTGTTATCTTATAATGCGGGTCTTGGCGGTTATAAACGATTTGGAGGCATTCCAGAGTATTCACGATCGGTGTACCGTTACTATGAAGAATGGAAATCGATGCCCTTTCCTTCACAAAGTTTGATTTCTGAAACCGTTGCGAGTCTTCTTTCTATCTAA
- a CDS encoding penicillin acylase family protein, with protein MLEKTKKLIRKRPFLSLFLLFILTLPVTLHFLFWGLVAMKAPRYSGEIVSDKLTTPVTVIRDEAGIPHIVGGDAKSAYFALGYTMAQDRIFQMELQRRIGKGELTEIFGEKLIPTDQFLKSLLLKKTAEEYVNQKEHIYPEAWNQLDWFLDGVNHFLSEDNLPIEYTILGIKPKPFDRVDAISFLFYMGFSFAEGIKSDSLYTIMESELKNRSANELFPRYDFETNATILEAQPGVQRLADTKNFQNSNQNRIGNPSSSLNRKTGTHISGKEVLNLKQLVSFVNQLQLPIEPLEGSNSWLVAPGRSESGGAVLANDPHIALSNPGAWYEAYIEYPGYENYGYFLSIIPFPLIAHNREKAWGLTMLEQDDVNLYLETIEDGKFKSGNSWKDLTYYRDSIRKKDGTEIPFEVGITNHGPLITEHIKGFKGRPVSLYWAHHHLPNPLLDVLFQMGKSKSFSELDSASSMIGAPGLNFSYADKNGNIAYYAVGRFPILKSGNSRKILEGSTGENDVIGYVPVKDNPKIINPKNGIIVTANNQVTSKSLPGLGKPEGNWQPPDRFQRLVGVLETKEKWSLEDLAAIQNDTVSSFAPEYLDLVLTTVKDAKTPNGKKVLEILKKWNFEHFPESQGAAVYDVFFYINLRELLIDEMGPANFELYGDIAEYWNAYRHFVRNPSSPYWDDLRTEGISELREDILKRSIEETGKYLETHLSASPSLWTWKNLYKIKHPHPLGVLPLIGGVFDIGPLPSAGGAEVVNNLKYKLMKEDWTAFAGPSKRRVIDYGRFEESVTQLPIGNSGNLASPFYGNLVDDYINGVHRKILYSKEQVGTGRFRLDFRPK; from the coding sequence ATGTTAGAAAAAACTAAAAAATTGATAAGAAAGAGACCATTTTTAAGTCTCTTTCTACTTTTCATCCTCACTCTTCCAGTCACCCTACATTTTTTGTTTTGGGGACTGGTAGCCATGAAAGCACCTCGTTATAGCGGAGAGATTGTTTCTGATAAATTAACAACTCCTGTAACTGTGATTCGAGATGAAGCTGGGATACCGCATATCGTAGGTGGAGATGCAAAGTCCGCCTACTTCGCATTAGGTTATACGATGGCACAGGATCGTATCTTCCAGATGGAATTACAAAGACGGATTGGGAAAGGAGAACTCACTGAAATATTTGGTGAAAAACTGATTCCCACGGATCAGTTTTTAAAGTCGTTACTTTTGAAAAAAACAGCGGAAGAATATGTAAATCAGAAGGAACATATTTATCCTGAGGCATGGAACCAATTGGACTGGTTTTTGGATGGAGTGAATCACTTCTTATCTGAAGACAATTTACCAATTGAATATACAATTCTTGGAATCAAACCAAAACCATTTGATCGAGTCGATGCCATTTCCTTTTTGTTTTATATGGGATTTTCTTTTGCGGAAGGAATCAAATCGGACAGTTTGTACACTATTATGGAGTCTGAATTAAAAAATCGATCCGCAAATGAACTTTTTCCTCGTTACGATTTTGAAACGAACGCGACAATTTTAGAAGCACAACCTGGTGTACAAAGGTTAGCGGATACCAAAAATTTTCAAAACTCAAATCAAAATCGAATTGGTAACCCGAGTTCTTCTTTAAATCGTAAAACCGGAACTCATATAAGCGGAAAAGAAGTTCTCAATTTAAAACAACTTGTGTCTTTTGTGAACCAATTGCAATTACCGATTGAACCATTGGAAGGTAGTAACTCTTGGCTTGTGGCTCCTGGTCGTTCTGAAAGTGGTGGGGCAGTCCTTGCAAATGATCCACATATTGCTCTCTCCAATCCCGGTGCTTGGTATGAAGCTTATATCGAATACCCAGGATACGAAAACTATGGATACTTCTTATCTATTATCCCTTTTCCTCTGATTGCACATAACAGAGAAAAGGCATGGGGACTTACCATGTTGGAACAAGATGATGTTAATTTGTATTTAGAAACTATTGAAGATGGAAAATTCAAATCTGGAAATTCTTGGAAAGATTTAACTTATTATCGAGATTCAATCCGTAAAAAAGATGGGACGGAAATTCCTTTTGAGGTAGGGATTACAAACCATGGCCCACTCATTACAGAACATATCAAAGGATTTAAAGGAAGACCAGTGAGTTTGTATTGGGCTCACCACCACTTACCGAATCCACTCCTTGATGTGCTCTTCCAAATGGGAAAATCCAAATCGTTTTCCGAACTTGATTCTGCCTCTTCCATGATTGGTGCTCCAGGACTTAACTTTAGTTATGCGGATAAAAATGGAAACATTGCCTATTATGCAGTTGGAAGATTCCCAATTCTCAAATCTGGAAACTCACGTAAAATTTTAGAAGGTTCTACGGGTGAAAATGATGTAATTGGTTATGTTCCGGTAAAAGACAATCCAAAGATTATCAATCCAAAAAATGGAATCATCGTTACAGCAAATAACCAAGTGACAAGTAAGTCTCTCCCTGGACTTGGAAAACCAGAAGGGAACTGGCAACCTCCTGACCGCTTTCAAAGGTTAGTTGGAGTGTTGGAGACAAAAGAAAAATGGAGTTTGGAAGACCTTGCGGCAATCCAAAATGACACTGTATCTTCCTTTGCACCTGAGTATCTGGATCTTGTTTTAACAACTGTCAAAGACGCAAAAACGCCAAATGGAAAAAAGGTTTTGGAAATTCTAAAAAAATGGAATTTTGAACATTTCCCTGAATCTCAAGGTGCAGCAGTTTATGATGTGTTTTTTTACATTAACCTTCGTGAATTGTTAATTGATGAGATGGGTCCTGCCAATTTCGAGTTATATGGAGATATAGCAGAATATTGGAATGCCTATCGCCATTTTGTTCGAAATCCAAGTTCTCCCTATTGGGATGATTTACGAACCGAAGGGATCTCCGAATTAAGAGAAGACATTTTAAAAAGATCCATTGAGGAGACAGGAAAATATTTAGAAACTCATCTTTCGGCCTCTCCTAGTCTTTGGACTTGGAAAAACTTATACAAAATCAAACACCCACATCCACTAGGCGTATTGCCTCTGATAGGTGGTGTTTTTGATATTGGTCCACTTCCCTCTGCCGGTGGGGCAGAAGTGGTTAACAATTTAAAATACAAACTGATGAAAGAAGATTGGACAGCGTTTGCGGGACCTTCTAAAAGGCGAGTGATTGACTATGGTCGTTTTGAAGAGTCGGTAACCCAACTTCCGATCGGGAATAGCGGAAACCTTGCGAGCCCCTTTTATGGTAACTTGGTGGATGATTATATTAACGGAGTCCATAGGAAAATCTTGTATTCGAAAGAACAAGTAGGTACCGGTCGGTTCCGATTGGATTTTCGCCCCAAGTAA